Proteins co-encoded in one Mycobacterium mantenii genomic window:
- the dop gene encoding pup deamidase/depupylase gives MQRIIGTEVEYGISSPSDPTANPILTSTQAVLAYAAAAGIQRAKRTRWDYEVESPLRDARGFDLSRSAGPPPVVDADEVGAANMILTNGARLYVDHAHPEYSAPECTDPLDAVIWDKAGERVMEAAARHVASVPGAAKLQLYKNNVDGKGASYGSHENYLMSRQTPFSAIIAGLTPFLVSRQVVTGSGRVGIGPSGDEPGFQLSQRSDYIEVEVGLETTLKRGIINTRDEPHADADRYRRLHVIIGDANLAETSTYLKLGTTALVLDLIEEGPAHGIELSDLALARPVHAVHAISRDPSLRAAVALADGRELTALALQRVYLDRVAKLVDSRDPDPRAADVVETWAHVLDQLERDPMECAELLDWPAKLRLLEGFRQRENLSWSAPRLHLVDLQYSDVRLDKGLYNRLVARGSMKRLVTEHQVIEAVDKPPTDTRAYFRGECLRRFGADIAAASWDSVIFDLGGDSLVRIPTLEPLRGSKAHVGALLDSVDSAAELVEQLTS, from the coding sequence ATGCAACGGATTATCGGGACGGAGGTCGAATACGGCATTTCATCGCCATCGGACCCGACAGCCAATCCGATCCTCACGTCGACTCAGGCGGTTTTGGCTTACGCGGCCGCAGCGGGCATTCAGCGCGCTAAGCGCACCCGCTGGGACTACGAGGTGGAATCGCCGTTGCGGGATGCCCGGGGTTTCGATCTGAGCCGCTCGGCGGGCCCGCCCCCAGTGGTCGACGCCGACGAGGTCGGCGCGGCCAACATGATCCTGACCAACGGCGCACGCCTCTACGTTGACCACGCGCACCCCGAATACTCCGCACCCGAGTGCACCGACCCGCTGGACGCGGTGATCTGGGACAAGGCCGGCGAGCGGGTGATGGAAGCCGCCGCCCGTCACGTCGCCAGCGTGCCCGGAGCCGCCAAGCTGCAGCTGTACAAGAACAACGTCGACGGCAAGGGTGCGTCGTACGGATCGCACGAGAACTACCTGATGTCGCGGCAGACGCCCTTCTCGGCGATCATCGCCGGGCTGACCCCCTTTCTGGTCTCCCGGCAGGTGGTCACCGGCTCCGGCCGGGTCGGCATCGGCCCCTCCGGTGACGAACCCGGGTTTCAGCTGTCCCAGCGCTCGGACTACATCGAGGTCGAGGTCGGCCTCGAGACCACGCTCAAACGCGGCATCATCAACACCCGCGACGAACCGCACGCCGACGCCGACCGGTACCGGCGGCTGCACGTCATCATCGGCGACGCCAACCTCGCCGAGACATCGACATACCTGAAGCTGGGCACCACGGCGCTGGTGCTCGACCTGATCGAAGAGGGCCCGGCGCATGGCATCGAGCTGAGCGACCTGGCGCTGGCGCGGCCGGTGCATGCGGTCCACGCGATCAGCCGCGACCCGTCACTGCGCGCCGCGGTGGCCCTGGCCGACGGACGAGAGCTGACTGCCCTTGCGCTGCAACGGGTTTACCTCGATCGGGTGGCCAAGCTGGTTGACAGCCGCGATCCCGATCCGCGCGCGGCCGACGTCGTCGAAACCTGGGCGCATGTGCTCGACCAACTCGAGCGTGACCCGATGGAGTGCGCCGAACTGCTGGACTGGCCGGCCAAGCTGCGCCTGCTCGAAGGGTTCCGGCAGCGCGAAAACCTGAGCTGGTCGGCGCCGCGGCTACACCTGGTGGACCTGCAATATTCCGACGTCCGGCTGGACAAGGGCCTGTACAACCGGCTCGTCGCGCGCGGCTCGATGAAGCGTCTGGTGACCGAGCACCAGGTGATCGAGGCGGTGGACAAACCGCCGACCGACACCCGCGCGTACTTCCGCGGTGAATGCCTGCGCAGGTTCGGCGCGGACATCGCCGCGGCCAGCTGGGACTCGGTGATTTTCGACCTGGGCGGCGATTCCTTGGTCCGCATTCCGACGCTGGAGCCGCTGCGCGGCAGTAAGGCGCACGTCGGGGCGCTGCTGGACTCGGTGGACAGCGCCGCCGAACTGGTCGAACAACTCACCAGCTAG
- a CDS encoding DUF503 domain-containing protein, producing MWIGWLEFDVLLGDVRSLKQKRSVIRPVVAELQRKFSVSAAETGSHELYRRAGIGVATVSGDRGHAVDVLDAAERLVAAHPEFELLSVRRSLVRSDDLA from the coding sequence ATGTGGATCGGCTGGCTCGAGTTCGACGTGTTACTGGGCGACGTTCGGTCACTCAAACAGAAGCGGTCGGTCATTCGTCCCGTTGTCGCCGAGTTGCAGCGCAAGTTCAGCGTGTCGGCGGCCGAGACGGGTTCGCATGAGCTGTACCGGCGAGCGGGCATCGGCGTCGCGACGGTGTCCGGCGATCGCGGCCATGCCGTCGACGTCCTGGACGCGGCCGAACGGCTGGTGGCCGCGCATCCCGAATTCGAGCTGCTGTCGGTGCGGCGTTCCCTGGTTCGCAGCGACGATCTGGCCTAG
- a CDS encoding RecB family exonuclease produces the protein MTVQPEAPPSVAGPAYRPALSPSRAADFKQCPLLYRFRAIDRLPEAPSTAQLRGSLVHAALQQLYGLPADQRGPDTAMSLLEPAWDQTIAATPEMTADITPGQRTQLLAEAQALLAGYYRLEDPTRFNPECCEQRVEVELADGTLLRGFIDRIDVAATGELRVVDYKTGKAPPAARALAEFKAMFQMKFYAVALLRSRGVQPTRLRLIYLADGQVLDYTPDHDELLRFEKTLMAIWRAIQSAGQTGDFRPTQSRLCDWCPHQQHCPLFGGTPPPYPGWPETLVAQNDLHPAEPAA, from the coding sequence ATGACCGTCCAGCCGGAGGCACCCCCGTCGGTGGCGGGCCCGGCATACCGTCCGGCCCTGTCGCCGTCGCGGGCGGCGGACTTCAAGCAGTGCCCGCTGCTGTACCGGTTCCGGGCCATCGACCGGTTGCCCGAGGCGCCGTCGACGGCGCAGCTGCGCGGATCGCTGGTGCATGCCGCCCTGCAGCAGCTGTACGGCCTGCCCGCCGACCAGCGCGGCCCCGACACCGCGATGTCGTTGCTGGAACCCGCGTGGGACCAGACCATCGCCGCGACCCCCGAGATGACCGCCGACATAACTCCGGGGCAGCGCACCCAGCTGCTGGCCGAGGCGCAGGCGTTGCTCGCCGGCTATTACCGGCTCGAGGACCCCACCCGTTTTAACCCGGAGTGCTGCGAGCAGCGGGTGGAGGTCGAGCTCGCCGACGGCACGCTGCTGCGCGGCTTCATCGACCGGATCGACGTCGCCGCCACCGGCGAGCTGCGGGTGGTCGACTACAAGACCGGCAAGGCGCCGCCGGCCGCTCGAGCCCTGGCCGAGTTCAAGGCCATGTTCCAGATGAAGTTCTACGCGGTGGCGCTGTTGCGTTCGCGCGGTGTGCAGCCCACCCGGCTGCGGCTCATCTATCTGGCCGACGGCCAGGTGCTGGACTACACGCCGGATCACGACGAGCTGCTGCGCTTCGAGAAGACACTGATGGCGATCTGGCGGGCCATTCAATCCGCCGGGCAGACAGGCGATTTCCGTCCCACCCAGTCACGCTTGTGCGACTGGTGTCCCCACCAACAGCACTGCCCGCTCTTCGGGGGCACCCCGCCGCCCTACCCGGGGTGGCCGGAAACTCTTGTCGCGCAAAATGATTTGCATCCGGCCGAACCGGCGGCTTAA
- a CDS encoding helix-turn-helix transcriptional regulator: MATSKVERLVNLVIALLSTRGYVSAEKIRSSVAGYSDSVSTEAFSRMFERDKNELRDLGIPLEVGRASAWDPTEGYRINRDAYALAPVDLTPDEAAAVAVATQLWESPELITATQGALLKLRAAGVDVDPDAPVAIASPAGVPGLRGSEEVLGILLSAIDSRQAVQFPHRPSRAEPYAIRTVEPWGVVTEKGRWYLVGHDRDRDATRTFRLSRIGPDVTPIGPPGTVTVPKDVDLRKIVAQTVTDVSANATVGQARVWVADGRATALRRAGQPVDARQLGGRDGEVIELDIRSADQLARDIAGYGADALVLEPQSLRDDVLARLRAHAGEDAVGAGQPPNRGGVSA, encoded by the coding sequence ATGGCGACGTCAAAAGTCGAGCGACTGGTAAATCTGGTCATCGCCCTGCTGTCCACCCGCGGCTACGTCTCGGCGGAGAAGATCAGGTCGAGCGTGGCGGGCTATTCGGACAGCGTCAGCACCGAGGCGTTCTCGCGCATGTTCGAGCGGGACAAGAACGAGCTGCGCGACCTTGGCATCCCGCTCGAGGTCGGCCGGGCGTCGGCCTGGGATCCCACCGAGGGCTACCGGATCAACCGCGACGCCTACGCGCTGGCGCCGGTCGACCTGACACCCGACGAGGCCGCGGCGGTAGCCGTCGCGACCCAGCTGTGGGAGTCGCCCGAACTCATCACCGCGACCCAGGGCGCGCTGCTCAAACTGCGCGCGGCCGGGGTCGACGTCGATCCGGACGCGCCGGTCGCCATCGCGTCGCCGGCCGGGGTGCCGGGCCTGCGGGGGTCGGAGGAAGTTCTCGGAATCCTGTTGTCCGCCATCGACTCCCGACAAGCCGTGCAGTTTCCGCACCGGCCGTCGCGAGCCGAGCCGTACGCCATCCGCACCGTCGAGCCCTGGGGTGTGGTCACCGAGAAGGGCCGCTGGTATCTGGTGGGCCACGACCGCGACCGCGACGCCACCCGCACCTTCCGGCTGTCCCGGATCGGTCCGGACGTCACACCGATCGGGCCGCCGGGCACCGTCACCGTGCCGAAAGACGTTGACCTGCGCAAGATCGTGGCCCAGACCGTCACCGACGTGTCGGCGAACGCGACGGTCGGACAGGCCCGAGTATGGGTGGCCGACGGGCGGGCGACCGCGCTGCGGCGCGCCGGCCAACCCGTCGACGCGCGCCAGCTCGGTGGGCGCGACGGCGAGGTGATCGAGCTCGACATCAGATCCGCCGACCAGCTGGCGCGTGATATCGCCGGCTACGGAGCCGACGCCCTGGTGCTCGAGCCCCAGTCCCTGCGCGACGACGTGCTGGCCCGGCTGCGTGCACACGCCGGCGAGGACGCCGTCGGTGCGGGACAGCCCCCCAACCGCGGCGGAGTGTCCGCATGA
- the prcB gene encoding proteasome subunit beta gives MTWPFSDRLSTNSALGGSALSRNPAIDLSSFADLLRRQAPELLPASLSGTQSDAATAQLPHGTTIVALKYPGGVVLAGDRRSTQGNMIAGRDVKKVYITDDYTATGIAGTAAIAVEFARLYAVELEHYEKLEGVPLTFAGKVNRLAIMVRGNLAAAMQGLVALPLLVGYDMDAADPEGAGRIVSFDAAGGWNLEEEGYQSVGSGSIFAKSSMKKLYSQVTDADSAVRVAVEALYDAADDDSATGGPDLVRGIYPTAVTIGAEGALEVPEGRIAELAREVIQSRSRADTFGPDGGEK, from the coding sequence GTGACCTGGCCTTTCTCTGATCGCCTGTCCACAAATTCCGCACTTGGGGGCTCCGCACTCTCCCGAAACCCCGCTATAGATCTTTCCTCGTTTGCTGACCTGCTTCGCCGTCAGGCGCCGGAGTTGCTGCCGGCGAGCCTGTCGGGCACACAGTCGGATGCCGCCACGGCGCAGTTGCCGCACGGCACCACCATCGTGGCGCTGAAATACCCCGGTGGCGTGGTGCTCGCCGGCGATCGGCGTTCGACGCAGGGCAACATGATCGCCGGGCGCGACGTCAAGAAGGTGTACATCACCGATGACTACACCGCTACCGGTATCGCCGGTACCGCCGCCATCGCCGTGGAGTTCGCTCGCCTCTACGCGGTGGAACTCGAGCATTACGAGAAACTCGAAGGTGTGCCGCTCACGTTCGCCGGCAAGGTGAACCGGCTGGCCATCATGGTGCGTGGAAACTTGGCGGCCGCGATGCAGGGTCTGGTGGCTTTGCCCCTGCTGGTGGGCTACGACATGGACGCGGCCGACCCCGAAGGCGCGGGCCGCATCGTGTCTTTCGACGCCGCCGGCGGTTGGAACCTGGAAGAGGAGGGCTACCAGTCGGTGGGGTCAGGCTCGATTTTCGCCAAGTCGTCGATGAAGAAGTTGTACTCGCAGGTGACCGACGCCGACTCCGCGGTGCGCGTCGCGGTCGAGGCGCTCTACGACGCGGCCGATGACGATTCCGCCACCGGCGGACCGGATCTGGTGCGCGGGATCTACCCCACCGCGGTCACCATAGGTGCCGAGGGGGCGCTCGAGGTGCCGGAGGGCCGCATCGCCGAACTGGCCCGCGAAGTGATTCAAAGCCGTTCGCGCGCTGACACTTTCGGCCCCGACGGTGGTGAGAAGTGA
- the prcA gene encoding proteasome subunit alpha: protein MSFPYFISPEQAMRERSELARKGIARGKSVVALAYAGGVLFVAENPSRSLQKISELYDRVGFAAAGKFNEFDNLRRGGIQFADTRGYAYDRRDVTGRQLAYVYAQTLGSIFTEQAKPYEVELCVAEVAHYGETKSPELYRITYDGSIADEPHFVVMGGTTEPIVTALKESYAENADLREATRIAVKALRAGSEASNGDQSTLDVGSLEVAILDVNRPRRAFRRINRATLENLLRELNSGGSGGDGEPSESDGGSAD, encoded by the coding sequence GTGAGCTTCCCGTATTTCATCTCGCCCGAGCAGGCGATGCGCGAGCGCAGCGAGCTCGCGCGCAAAGGCATCGCCCGGGGCAAGAGCGTGGTCGCGCTGGCCTACGCCGGTGGCGTGCTCTTCGTCGCGGAGAACCCGTCCAGGTCGTTGCAGAAGATCAGCGAACTCTACGACCGCGTCGGCTTCGCGGCCGCCGGCAAGTTCAACGAATTCGACAACCTGCGGCGCGGCGGAATCCAATTCGCCGACACCCGCGGCTACGCCTACGACCGTCGCGACGTCACCGGTCGCCAGCTGGCTTATGTCTACGCGCAGACGCTGGGTAGCATCTTCACCGAGCAGGCCAAGCCCTACGAGGTCGAATTGTGTGTCGCCGAGGTCGCGCACTACGGCGAGACCAAATCGCCTGAGCTGTACCGGATTACCTACGACGGATCGATCGCCGACGAGCCGCATTTCGTGGTGATGGGTGGTACCACCGAACCGATTGTCACGGCGCTCAAGGAGTCTTACGCCGAGAACGCCGATCTGCGTGAGGCCACGCGCATCGCCGTGAAAGCGCTTCGGGCCGGTAGCGAAGCCTCCAACGGGGACCAGTCCACCCTCGACGTGGGCAGCCTGGAAGTCGCCATCTTGGACGTCAACCGGCCGCGCCGGGCGTTCCGGCGGATCAATCGCGCCACCCTGGAGAATTTGCTGCGCGAGCTGAACTCCGGCGGTTCGGGAGGCGACGGCGAGCCGTCGGAGTCTGACGGCGGATCGGCCGACTAG
- the trmI gene encoding tRNA (adenine(58)-N(1))-methyltransferase TrmI — MSVTGPFTEGERVQLTDAKGRHYTMVLTAGAEFHTHRGSIPHDAVIGLEQGSVVKSSNNAVYLVMRPLLIDYVMSMPRGPQVIYPKDAAQIVHEGDIFPGARVLEAGAGSGALTCSLLRAVGPEGRVTSYEQRADHAEHAERNVSVFHGGQAPANWQLIIGDVADSDLPDGSFDRAVLDMLAPWDVLESVARLLIPGGVLIIYVATVTQLSRTVEALRAQQCWTEPRSWETLQRGWNVVGLAVRPQHSMRGHTAFLIFTRRLAPGVVAPVPLGRKREGRDG; from the coding sequence GTGTCCGTAACCGGCCCGTTCACCGAGGGCGAGCGTGTTCAGCTCACCGACGCCAAGGGTCGGCATTACACGATGGTGCTCACCGCGGGCGCGGAGTTTCACACGCACCGCGGGTCGATTCCGCACGACGCGGTGATCGGGCTCGAGCAGGGCAGCGTGGTCAAGTCCAGCAACAACGCCGTGTACTTGGTGATGCGGCCCCTGCTGATCGACTACGTGATGTCGATGCCCCGCGGACCCCAGGTGATCTACCCCAAGGACGCCGCTCAGATCGTGCACGAGGGCGACATCTTCCCGGGCGCGCGAGTGCTGGAGGCAGGTGCCGGCTCCGGCGCGCTGACCTGTTCACTGCTGCGCGCGGTCGGGCCCGAGGGCCGGGTGACCTCCTACGAACAGCGCGCCGACCATGCCGAGCACGCCGAACGCAACGTGTCGGTGTTTCACGGTGGTCAGGCCCCCGCCAACTGGCAACTGATCATCGGCGACGTTGCTGATTCCGACCTGCCCGACGGGTCCTTCGACCGTGCCGTGCTCGACATGCTCGCGCCGTGGGACGTGCTGGAGTCGGTGGCGCGGCTGCTGATCCCCGGCGGCGTGCTGATCATCTACGTGGCCACCGTCACTCAGCTGTCGCGCACGGTCGAGGCCCTGCGGGCGCAGCAGTGCTGGACCGAACCGCGGTCCTGGGAGACGTTGCAACGCGGTTGGAACGTCGTCGGCCTTGCGGTCCGGCCGCAGCATTCGATGCGCGGACACACCGCCTTTTTGATCTTCACGCGACGGCTCGCGCCCGGCGTCGTCGCGCCCGTGCCGCTGGGCCGCAAGCGCGAAGGCCGCGACGGCTAG
- the pafA gene encoding Pup--protein ligase, whose protein sequence is MQRRIMGIETEFGVTCTFHGHRRLSPDEVARYLFRRVVSWGRSSNVFLRNGARLYLDVGSHPEYATAECDSLVQLVTHDRAGEWVLEDLLVDAEQRLADEGIGGDIYLFKNNTDSAGNSYGCHENYLIVRAGEFSRISDVLLPFLVTRQLICGAGKVLQTPKAATFCLSQRAEHIWEGVSSATTRSRPIINTRDEPHADAEKYRRLHVIVGDSNMCETTTMLKVGTAALVLEMIEAGVPFRDFSLDNPIRAIREVSHDVTGRRPVRLAGGRQASALDIQREYYSRAVEHLQTREPNAQIEQIVDLWGRQLDAVESQDFAKVDTEIDWVIKRKLFQRYQDRYNMELSDPKIAQLDLAYHDIKRGRGVFDLLQRKGLAARVTTDEDIAQAVDNPPQTTRARLRGEFISAAQAAGRDFTVDWVHLKLNDQAQRTVLCKDPFRAVDERVKRLIASM, encoded by the coding sequence GTGCAGCGGCGAATCATGGGCATCGAGACCGAGTTCGGGGTCACCTGCACGTTCCACGGGCACCGGCGACTCAGCCCGGACGAGGTGGCCCGCTATCTGTTCCGCCGCGTCGTGTCCTGGGGCCGCAGTTCCAACGTTTTCCTGCGTAACGGCGCCCGCCTCTACCTCGACGTGGGCAGCCACCCCGAATACGCCACCGCCGAGTGCGACAGCCTGGTACAGCTGGTCACCCACGACCGCGCCGGGGAATGGGTGCTCGAAGACCTGCTCGTCGACGCCGAGCAGCGACTGGCCGACGAGGGCATCGGCGGCGACATCTACTTATTCAAGAACAACACCGATTCGGCGGGCAACTCCTACGGCTGCCACGAAAATTACTTGATCGTGCGGGCCGGCGAGTTCTCCCGGATCTCCGATGTGCTGCTGCCGTTCCTGGTCACCCGCCAGTTGATCTGCGGTGCCGGCAAGGTGCTGCAAACCCCCAAGGCGGCGACGTTCTGCCTTTCCCAACGCGCCGAGCACATTTGGGAAGGCGTCTCCTCGGCCACCACCCGCAGCCGACCGATCATCAATACCCGCGACGAGCCGCACGCCGACGCCGAGAAGTACCGGCGGCTGCACGTGATCGTCGGCGACTCCAACATGTGCGAGACCACCACCATGCTCAAGGTGGGCACGGCCGCGCTGGTGCTGGAGATGATCGAGGCCGGCGTCCCGTTCCGGGACTTCTCGCTGGACAACCCCATCCGCGCCATTCGCGAGGTCAGCCACGACGTCACCGGCCGTCGGCCCGTGCGGCTCGCGGGCGGCCGTCAGGCCAGCGCGCTCGACATCCAGCGCGAGTACTACAGCCGCGCCGTCGAGCACCTGCAGACCCGGGAACCCAACGCCCAGATCGAGCAGATCGTCGACCTGTGGGGCCGCCAGCTGGACGCAGTCGAGAGCCAGGACTTCGCCAAGGTCGACACCGAGATCGACTGGGTGATCAAGCGCAAGCTCTTCCAGCGGTACCAAGACCGCTACAACATGGAGCTGTCCGACCCGAAGATCGCCCAGCTGGACCTGGCCTACCACGACATCAAGCGCGGGCGAGGCGTCTTTGACCTGCTGCAGCGCAAGGGCCTCGCCGCGCGGGTTACCACCGACGAGGACATCGCGCAGGCGGTCGACAACCCGCCGCAGACCACCCGGGCGCGGCTGCGTGGCGAGTTCATCAGCGCCGCCCAGGCCGCCGGACGTGACTTCACCGTCGACTGGGTGCACCTCAAGCTCAACGACCAGGCGCAGCGCACCGTGCTGTGCAAGGACCCGTTCCGTGCGGTCGACGAGCGGGTCAAGCGGCTCATCGCCAGCATGTAG
- a CDS encoding ubiquitin-like protein Pup produces the protein MAQEQTKRGGGGDDEDDVAGSTAAGQERREKLAEDTDDLLDEIDDVLEENAEDFVRAYVQKGGQ, from the coding sequence ATGGCTCAGGAGCAGACCAAGCGTGGCGGTGGTGGCGACGACGAAGACGACGTCGCCGGCAGCACCGCCGCGGGCCAAGAGCGCCGGGAAAAGCTGGCCGAGGACACTGACGATCTGCTTGACGAGATCGACGACGTCCTCGAGGAGAACGCCGAGGACTTCGTTCGCGCGTATGTCCAAAAGGGCGGACAGTGA
- the arc gene encoding proteasome ATPase, with translation MGSSERSEAFGTPHESNMSSGDEAELEELRREAVMLREQLEHAVGSHGGGRSARDVHQLEARIDSLASRNSKLMETLKEARQQLLALREEVDRLGQPPSGYGVLLATHEDDTVDVFTSGRKMRLTCSPNIEVPLLRKGQTVRLNEALTVVEAGTFESVGEISTLRELLADGHRALVVGHADEERIVWLAEPLVAENLPEGHPDALNDDTRPRKLRPGDSLLVDTKAGYAFERIPKAEVEDLVLEEVPDVSYLDIGGLTRQIEQIRDAVELPFLHKELYREYALRPPKGVLLYGPPGCGKTLIAKAVANSLAKKMAEVRGDDAREAKSYFLNIKGPELLNKFVGETERHIRLIFQRAREKASEGTPVIVFFDEMDSIFRTRGTGVSSDVETTVVPQLLSEIDGVEGLENVIVIGASNREDMIDPAILRPGRLDVKIKIERPDAEAAQDIFSKYLVETLPVHGDDLAEFDGDRSACIKAMIEKVVDRMYAEIDDNRFLEVTYANGDKEVMYFKDFNSGAMIQNVVDRAKKNAIKSVLETGQPGLRIQHLLDSIVDEFAENEDLPNTTNPDDWARISGKKGERIVYIRTLVTGKSSSASRAIDTESNLGQYL, from the coding sequence ATGGGTAGCTCAGAGCGTTCTGAAGCTTTCGGAACCCCCCACGAATCAAACATGTCCAGCGGCGACGAGGCCGAGTTGGAGGAACTACGCCGCGAGGCAGTCATGTTGCGCGAGCAACTCGAGCACGCCGTCGGCTCGCATGGTGGCGGCCGCTCCGCGCGCGATGTGCATCAGCTGGAAGCGCGCATCGACTCCCTTGCGTCGCGGAACTCGAAGTTGATGGAGACCCTCAAAGAGGCCCGCCAGCAACTGCTGGCGCTGCGTGAGGAAGTCGACCGGCTGGGGCAGCCGCCCAGCGGCTACGGCGTCCTGCTCGCCACCCACGAGGATGACACCGTCGACGTGTTCACCTCTGGTCGCAAGATGCGGCTGACCTGCTCGCCGAACATCGAAGTCCCGTTGTTGCGCAAGGGTCAGACGGTCCGCCTCAACGAGGCCCTGACCGTCGTGGAAGCCGGCACGTTCGAATCGGTCGGCGAAATCTCCACGCTGCGTGAGCTCCTGGCCGACGGTCACCGAGCTCTGGTCGTCGGGCACGCCGACGAGGAACGCATCGTCTGGCTTGCCGAGCCGCTGGTCGCCGAGAACCTGCCGGAGGGTCATCCCGACGCCCTCAACGACGACACCCGGCCGCGCAAGCTGCGTCCCGGCGACTCGTTGTTGGTCGACACCAAGGCCGGCTACGCCTTCGAGCGCATCCCTAAGGCCGAGGTCGAGGACCTGGTGCTGGAAGAGGTGCCCGATGTCAGCTACCTGGACATCGGCGGCCTGACCCGCCAGATCGAGCAGATCCGCGACGCCGTGGAGTTGCCGTTCCTGCACAAGGAGCTGTATCGCGAGTACGCGCTGCGCCCGCCCAAAGGCGTGCTGCTCTACGGTCCGCCCGGTTGCGGCAAGACGCTGATCGCCAAGGCCGTGGCCAACTCGCTGGCCAAGAAGATGGCCGAGGTGCGCGGCGACGACGCCCGCGAAGCCAAGTCCTACTTCTTGAACATCAAGGGGCCCGAGCTGCTCAACAAGTTCGTCGGTGAGACCGAGCGGCACATCCGGCTGATCTTCCAGCGCGCCCGTGAGAAGGCGTCGGAAGGGACACCGGTGATCGTGTTCTTCGACGAGATGGACTCGATCTTCCGCACCCGCGGCACCGGGGTCTCCTCGGACGTCGAGACGACCGTGGTTCCGCAGCTGCTCAGTGAGATCGACGGTGTGGAGGGGCTCGAGAACGTCATCGTGATCGGCGCCTCCAATCGCGAGGACATGATCGACCCCGCCATCCTGCGGCCCGGGCGTCTGGACGTGAAGATCAAGATCGAGCGGCCGGATGCCGAAGCGGCGCAAGACATCTTCTCGAAGTACTTGGTCGAGACGTTGCCGGTGCACGGCGACGATCTGGCCGAGTTCGACGGCGACCGGTCGGCATGCATCAAGGCGATGATCGAAAAGGTCGTCGACCGGATGTACGCCGAGATCGACGACAACCGGTTCCTGGAGGTCACCTACGCCAACGGTGACAAGGAAGTCATGTACTTCAAGGACTTCAACTCCGGGGCGATGATCCAGAACGTCGTCGACCGCGCGAAGAAGAACGCGATCAAGTCCGTGCTGGAGACCGGCCAGCCCGGTCTGCGCATCCAGCACCTGCTGGACTCGATCGTCGACGAGTTCGCCGAGAACGAGGACCTGCCCAACACCACCAACCCCGATGACTGGGCGCGGATTTCGGGCAAGAAGGGCGAGCGGATCGTCTACATCCGCACCTTGGTCACCGGCAAGAGCTCGAGCGCATCGCGGGCCATCGACACCGAATCGAACCTGGGGCAGTACCTGTAG